Proteins co-encoded in one Gouania willdenowi chromosome 1, fGouWil2.1, whole genome shotgun sequence genomic window:
- the as3mt gene encoding LOW QUALITY PROTEIN: arsenite methyltransferase (The sequence of the model RefSeq protein was modified relative to this genomic sequence to represent the inferred CDS: inserted 2 bases in 2 codons; deleted 5 bases in 4 codons; substituted 1 base at 1 genomic stop codon), producing MASELSGCAKDFCDSTVHKDVKDYYGKXLKSSSDLRPTSVWTPSQPVPAFIRXALKNVHSEVSDRYYGCGLVVPECLEGCSILDLAGSGSGRDCYMLSQLVGEKGHVTGIDMTEDQLEVARRFVDYHMKEFGYKKPNVDYVQGYIEALTEAGLQNNSFDIIISNCVVNLSPDKRRVLAEAYSVLKDGGEFYFSDVYSSGRLTEEIKNHKVLWGECIGGALWWKDLLQLAEEAGFSLPRLVTAQIITVDNKELQDILGDYKFVSATYRLFKVPKVNPTHTCQVIYNGHIKGVEDHFPFDHQYKHECAPXANEVVTVDAEMASILTHSRYAESFTCQPPGGSCEPCGVKPEVTTIDPFELALRSGQFNPQEGCCSTKSSKCCK from the exons ATGGCGTCTGAACTGAG tggATGTGCCAAAGACTTCTGTGATAGCACAGTTCACAAGGATGTGAAG GATTATTATGGAA AGCTGAAGAGCTCCTCAGACTTAAGACCAACGTCTGTATGGACTCCATCTCAGCCTGTTCCCGCCTTCATCC CAGCTCTGAAAAACGTCCATTCAGAAGTCTCTGACAG GTACTACGGCTGTGGGCTGGTGGTGCCTGAGTGCTTGGAGGGCTGCAGCATCCTGGACCTG GCAGGAAGTGGCAGTGGGAGGGACTGCTACATGCTGAGTCAGCTGGTGGGAGAGAAGGGGCATGTCACTGGGATTGATATGACTGAAGACCAG CTGGAGGTCGCGCGGAGGTTCGTGGACTATCACATGAAAGAGTTTGGATACAAGAAGCCAAATGTTGATTATGTTCAGGGCTACATCGAGGCTTTGACGGAAGCGGGTCTTCAAAACAACTCGTTTGATATCATCAT TTCAAACTGTGTGGTGAATCTGTCTCCTGACAAGAGGCGCGTGCTGGCTGAAGCCTACAGCGTGTTAAAG GATGGTGGCGAGTTCTACTTCAGTGATGTGTACAGCAGTGGACGATTaacagaagaaatcaagaaccACAAGGTTCTGTGGG GTGAATGCATTGGGGGCGCTCTGTGGTGGAAGGATCTGCTGCAGCTggctgaggaggcggggtttagcCTCCCGAGGCTGGTCACCGCTCAGATCATCACCGTTGACAACAAGGAGCTGCAGGACATTCTGG GTGACTACAAGTTTGTTTCTGCCACTTACCGCCTGTTCAAAGTCCCCAAAGTTAACCCCACCCACACCTGTCAGGTTATTTATAACGGACACATCAAAGGAGTGGAGGATCACTTTCCATTTGACCATCAGTACAA ACATGAATGTGCTCCGTAGGCCAATGAGGTGGTGACGGTGGATGCAGAGATGGCCAGCATCCTCACTCATTCTAGATATGCTGAGAGC TTCACGTGTCAACCTCCAGGTGGGTCC TGTGAGCCATGTGGTGTCAAACCTGAGGTCA CCACCATAGATCCTTTTGAGCTGGCCCTCCGGTCAGGC CAGTTCAACCCACAGGAGGGTTGCTGCAGCACCAAGTCTTCAAAGTGCTGCAAATAA